A window of the Geoalkalibacter sp. genome harbors these coding sequences:
- a CDS encoding formate dehydrogenase subunit gamma, which yields MSRYVERFNVVERVLHWTLVVAFFILVLTGLGLYARTFFGYFDFFGGPRQGILFHKWAGVVFFTSSLLLALSHLKELFTFDQDDVLWLKKLGGYLSKEHEDIPQGKFNCGQKLFGIFSLVGTLVMGITGIIIWDPAAFGRGLTQFSLMLHALFFTLFMVGAVVHIYLTTLGNPGTLSSMLYGHVTKTWAKAHAVKWYRKVQKG from the coding sequence ATGAGCAGATATGTAGAGCGTTTCAATGTCGTGGAGCGGGTGCTGCACTGGACCCTGGTGGTGGCCTTCTTCATCCTGGTGCTCACCGGCCTGGGCCTCTACGCCCGCACCTTCTTCGGCTATTTCGACTTCTTCGGCGGTCCCCGGCAGGGCATTCTGTTTCACAAATGGGCGGGGGTGGTGTTCTTCACCTCCTCGCTGCTGCTGGCCCTGAGCCACCTGAAGGAGCTCTTCACCTTCGACCAGGACGATGTGCTCTGGCTGAAAAAGCTCGGCGGCTACCTGTCCAAGGAGCATGAGGACATTCCCCAGGGCAAGTTCAATTGCGGCCAGAAGCTCTTCGGCATCTTTTCCCTGGTGGGCACGCTGGTCATGGGCATCACCGGCATCATCATCTGGGATCCGGCCGCCTTCGGCCGCGGCCTGACCCAGTTCTCCCTGATGCTGCACGCCCTGTTCTTCACCCTGTTCATGGTGGGCGCGGTGGTGCACATCTACCTCACCACCCTGGGCAACCCGGGCACCCTCTCCAGCATGCTCTATGGCCATGTCACCAAGACCTGGGCCAAGGCGCACGCCGTCAAGTGGTACCGCAAGGTGCAGAAGGGCTAG
- a CDS encoding cytochrome-c peroxidase: MRALVYALMLILTLVAQVPAEERLPLPKPLPELLPPPAERVELGRLLFFDRRLSGDGTISCAVCHDPEQAYADGRPLSGAYPTNKHWRNTQSLINVAYLNRFLWDGRSYTLEQQAEGPIHSSFEMNLQLDYLVEKLRETPDYPERFQQAYGSEINRAVITTALADFQRTLIVRDTPFDRYLEGDEEALSEEARQGMALFYGKAACQRCHSGPLLSDQKFHNLGVTETPELLNDPQRRVTRHFFQVQMGLERGERDPGRYAVTRNPAERGAFRTPPLRQVAQTAPYMHNGSLATLEEVIAFYMRGGGADPDKSPLMQPLALSAEEQAALLAFLHSLSGTVPVARPPQLP, translated from the coding sequence ATGCGCGCGCTCGTTTATGCCCTGATGCTGATTTTGACCCTGGTCGCCCAGGTTCCGGCCGAGGAGCGCCTGCCGTTGCCAAAGCCCCTGCCGGAACTGCTGCCGCCGCCCGCCGAGCGGGTGGAGCTGGGGCGCCTGCTGTTTTTCGACCGGCGGCTCTCGGGCGACGGCACGATCAGCTGCGCGGTGTGCCACGATCCCGAGCAGGCCTATGCCGACGGCCGGCCTTTGTCCGGCGCCTACCCGACCAACAAGCACTGGCGCAACACCCAGAGCCTGATCAACGTCGCCTACCTGAACCGTTTCCTGTGGGACGGGCGCAGCTACACCCTGGAGCAGCAGGCCGAGGGGCCGATTCATTCCTCCTTCGAGATGAATCTGCAACTCGACTATCTGGTGGAGAAGCTGCGCGAGACGCCGGACTATCCCGAGCGGTTCCAGCAGGCCTACGGCAGCGAAATCAACCGCGCGGTCATCACCACGGCCCTGGCTGATTTTCAGCGCACCCTGATCGTGCGCGACACGCCCTTCGACCGCTACCTGGAGGGCGACGAAGAGGCCCTGAGCGAAGAGGCCCGCCAGGGCATGGCACTGTTCTACGGCAAGGCCGCCTGTCAGCGCTGCCACAGCGGGCCGCTGCTTTCGGATCAGAAATTTCACAACCTGGGCGTCACCGAAACGCCCGAGTTGCTCAACGACCCTCAGCGGCGTGTCACCCGTCATTTCTTCCAGGTGCAGATGGGCCTGGAGCGCGGCGAGCGCGACCCGGGGCGTTATGCGGTGACGCGCAACCCGGCCGAACGGGGCGCCTTTCGCACCCCGCCCCTGCGCCAGGTGGCGCAGACCGCGCCCTACATGCACAACGGCAGTCTCGCCACGCTGGAGGAGGTCATCGCCTTTTACATGCGCGGCGGCGGCGCGGATCCCGACAAATCACCGCTGATGCAACCGCTGGCGCTCTCCGCCGAGGAGCAGGCCGCGCTGCTCGCCTTTCTGCACAGCCTCTCGGGCACGGTACCGGTGGCGCGACCGCCGCAACTGCCCTGA
- a CDS encoding formate dehydrogenase accessory protein FdhE has protein sequence MKFVEQRRQRLTQLRRLRPQFNEIFDFYEHLYAFLAKQPNAFVSIAAPTPADRVPHEAGFPLLQSTSFQVDGPSFGAFLRALIAVLQRHGRQGQEDLARIDQALADATLDPAPLFGAYVGRERERFAADAAHLGIEPAILEYLLGLACGFALHGAREQGLKAAEGEWRQGYCPLCGGVPVMGELVGDEGRLLLHCGTCGQSWPGARRTCTVCGNQDEKTLEYFTAGEDQGYRVNVCRKCDSYLKVVDSRETGTDLPMDLEDVATLHLDLLAQREGFTRVKRDYAPADTGKAGLN, from the coding sequence GTGAAATTTGTCGAGCAACGCCGTCAACGCCTGACCCAGCTGCGCCGCCTGCGGCCGCAGTTCAATGAAATTTTCGATTTTTACGAACACCTCTACGCCTTTTTGGCGAAACAGCCCAACGCCTTTGTGTCCATCGCGGCGCCGACGCCGGCCGATCGCGTACCGCACGAGGCCGGTTTTCCGCTGCTGCAAAGCACGAGCTTTCAGGTCGACGGCCCCTCCTTCGGCGCCTTCCTGCGTGCCCTGATCGCCGTGCTGCAACGCCATGGCCGCCAAGGCCAGGAGGATCTGGCGCGCATCGATCAGGCCCTTGCGGACGCAACACTTGATCCCGCGCCCCTCTTCGGCGCCTATGTGGGCCGCGAGCGCGAGCGCTTTGCCGCGGATGCCGCGCATCTCGGCATCGAACCCGCGATTCTCGAATATCTACTGGGCCTGGCGTGCGGGTTCGCCCTGCATGGAGCTCGCGAACAGGGCCTGAAGGCGGCCGAGGGCGAATGGCGCCAGGGTTACTGCCCGCTGTGCGGCGGCGTGCCGGTGATGGGCGAACTGGTGGGCGACGAAGGCCGTCTGCTGCTGCACTGCGGCACCTGCGGCCAGTCATGGCCGGGGGCGCGGCGCACCTGCACCGTATGCGGCAATCAGGACGAAAAGACCCTGGAATACTTCACCGCCGGGGAGGACCAGGGCTATCGGGTCAACGTGTGCCGCAAATGCGACAGCTACCTCAAAGTGGTGGACAGCCGCGAGACCGGAACCGATCTGCCCATGGATCTGGAGGATGTCGCCACCCTGCACCTCGACCTGCTCGCCCAACGCGAGGGCTTTACCCGGGTGAAACGCGACTACGCGCCGGCGGATACCGGCAAGGCGGGGTTGAATTGA
- the fdhD gene encoding formate dehydrogenase accessory sulfurtransferase FdhD — MEHGKRRGILRFERGQFRHQERPLVQEYPLELIVNDRPLATLVSSPHQLNFLVSGFLRLQGFIDTLDDIETLGVCADFGSARVRVRGALPERLKPTLTSGCGTGISFNLPEQLTASPALDTGAATFAPAAIFQLMKDLARHAENYASHGGIHSAAVGDGERLLLFAEDLGRHNTLDRIAGEALFRRIDLAGRMLVTSGRVSTEMLAKAARLGISLIASRTSPTDKAVELAEQAGITLVGYVRGESFEVYAHPERIALAVPERKIAGITGVILAGGESRRMGCDKSLLPVEGARFIDHIHRRLSALFDEVIIVTNSPSLYQDIPCRKVPDIYYAKGSLAGIHSGLCHARHERVFVVACDMPFLNAEVIRDLCAHAEQGEVVIPQSPRGPEPLHALYHKSCLPAIEEALDQGRRRIVAFFPAVQVHEVALAELTEHDAEGHSFRNINTPEEYFQCRTAQPTALEGVAPLRRQQS; from the coding sequence ATGGAGCACGGCAAGCGGCGGGGCATTCTGCGGTTCGAACGCGGGCAGTTCCGGCATCAGGAACGGCCCCTGGTGCAGGAATATCCCCTGGAACTCATCGTCAATGACCGCCCCCTGGCGACCCTGGTCAGCTCTCCCCACCAGCTCAACTTCCTGGTATCGGGCTTTCTGCGTTTACAGGGTTTCATCGACACCCTCGACGACATCGAGACCCTGGGCGTCTGCGCCGACTTCGGCAGCGCGCGCGTGCGGGTGCGCGGCGCCCTCCCCGAGCGTCTCAAGCCGACCCTGACTTCGGGCTGCGGCACGGGCATCTCCTTCAACCTGCCCGAACAACTCACCGCCTCCCCCGCGCTGGACACGGGCGCCGCGACCTTTGCCCCCGCCGCCATTTTCCAGCTGATGAAGGACCTGGCGCGCCACGCCGAGAACTACGCCAGCCATGGCGGCATCCACTCGGCCGCGGTGGGCGACGGCGAGCGCTTGCTGCTCTTCGCCGAGGACTTGGGCCGCCACAACACCCTGGATCGCATCGCCGGCGAAGCGCTGTTCCGCCGCATCGACCTCGCCGGCCGGATGCTCGTGACTTCGGGGCGGGTGTCGACGGAAATGCTGGCCAAGGCCGCGCGCCTCGGCATCAGCCTCATCGCCTCGCGCACCTCGCCCACGGACAAGGCGGTGGAATTGGCCGAACAGGCCGGCATCACCCTGGTCGGCTACGTGCGCGGCGAAAGCTTTGAAGTCTACGCCCACCCCGAGCGCATCGCCCTGGCCGTTCCGGAACGAAAAATCGCCGGCATCACCGGCGTCATTCTGGCCGGCGGCGAAAGCCGGCGCATGGGCTGCGACAAGTCTCTGCTGCCCGTGGAGGGGGCGCGCTTCATCGATCACATCCATCGACGCCTGAGCGCCCTGTTCGACGAGGTGATCATCGTCACCAACTCACCGAGCCTCTATCAAGACATCCCCTGCCGCAAGGTGCCCGACATCTACTACGCCAAGGGATCCCTGGCAGGCATCCATTCGGGGCTGTGCCACGCGCGCCATGAACGCGTGTTCGTCGTGGCCTGCGACATGCCCTTTCTCAACGCCGAGGTCATCCGCGACCTCTGCGCCCATGCCGAGCAGGGCGAGGTCGTCATTCCCCAGAGCCCGCGCGGGCCGGAACCCCTGCACGCCCTCTATCACAAAAGCTGCCTGCCCGCCATCGAGGAGGCGCTCGACCAGGGCCGAAGACGCATCGTCGCCTTCTTCCCCGCCGTGCAGGTGCATGAAGTGGCCCTCGCCGAGTTGACCGAGCACGACGCCGAGGGTCACAGCTTCCGCAACATCAACACGCCCGAGGAATATTTCCAGTGCCGCACCGCCCAGCCCACGGCCCTGGAGGGCGTCGCACCCCTGCGCCGTCAGCAGTCCTGA